A genomic stretch from Colletes latitarsis isolate SP2378_abdomen unplaced genomic scaffold, iyColLati1 scaffold0028, whole genome shotgun sequence includes:
- the LOC143350739 gene encoding LOW QUALITY PROTEIN: uncharacterized protein LOC143350739 (The sequence of the model RefSeq protein was modified relative to this genomic sequence to represent the inferred CDS: substituted 1 base at 1 genomic stop codon) yields the protein MVMFIERGIRGGLSQCSGRYTHANNKYMSSYDALEESSYLMYFDVNNLYGWAMCQPLPYTKFQWVEDVNFDISSIGVDSPMGYILEVDLEYPQRLHDAHADLPFCPMHTKPPGSRQDKLLATVYDKQRYIIHYRNLQQCTRHGLRITKIHRVLQFTQSPWLRDYIELNTRFRTSATNDFEKNLYKLMNNAVFGKTIENVRNRVDVKLLTHWEGXYGAEAMIAKPNFHSRSVFSENLIAVELRKLEVKFNKPIYVGMCILDITKICLYEFHYEYMSPKHEQNCKILYTDTDSLIYHIRCDDIYESMMHNIDRFDTSDYPTDNPYNMPRVNKKVPGLMKDENNGAIMTEFVGLRAKMYALRVDGKKDTKKVKGVKTNVIARTITFDDYAQCLHREIEMVRKQSCIRSKLHKVYTISESKIALSLYDDKRYIIPDSTDTLPWGHYNIPL from the coding sequence ATGGTCATGTTTATCGAACGCGGTATACGTGGGGGCTTAAGTCAATGTTCCGGAAGGTACACACATGCCAATAACAAGTACATGTCATCTTACGATGCATTGGAAGAGTCATCGTACTTGATGTACTTTGACGTGAACAATTTGTATGGATGGGCAATGTGCCAGCCTCTACCATACACTAAATTTCAATGGGTTGAAGATGTAAATTTTGACATATCTTCAATCGGTGTCGATTCGCCCATGGGATACATTCTCGAGGTAGATCTGGAATATCCGCAACGTCTGCACGATGCTCATGCAGATCTACCGTTCTGTCCGATGCATACCAAACCACCTGGCAGCAGGCAGGACAAGTTACTCGCGACGGTATATGATAAGCAGCGTTACATAATCCATTATCGCAACCTGCAGCAGTGCACGCGTCACGGCCTTCGTATTACAAAGATACACCGCGTGCTTCAATTCACTCAATCCCCCTGGCTCCGTGATTACATCGAACTCAACACACGGTTTAGAACAAGCGCGACAAACgactttgaaaaaaatttgtataaattgaTGAACAATGCAGTTTTCGGTAAAACAATAGAAAATGTACGAAACCGTGTGGATGTAAAACTTTTGACACATTGGGAAGGGTGATATGGCGCGGAGGCAATGATCGCGAAACCAAATTTCCACAGCAGAAGTGTTTTTTCGGAAAATTTAATAGCTGTTGAATTGCGAAAACTCGAGGTAAAATTCAACAAGCCGATATATGTGGGCATGTGCATTCTGGACATAACAAaaatttgtttgtatgaatttCACTACGAGTACATGTCTCCTAAACATgaacaaaattgtaaaattctaTACACCGACACTGACAGTCTTATTTATCACATTCGATGCGACGATATCTACGAGTCTATGATGCACAATATCGATAGATTCGACACAAGCGATTATCCTACTGACAATCCATATAATATGCCACGCGTAAATAAGAAGGTTCCGGGGCTGATGAAGGATGAAAATAACGGTGCGATAATGACTGAATTCGTAGGTCTTAGAGCGAAAATGTATGCACTTCGCGTAGACGGTAAGAAAGATAcaaaaaaggtgaaaggtgtcaagaCCAACGTCATAGCCAGAACGATAACTTTCGACGACTACGCGCAGTGTTTGCACAGAGAGATCGAAATGGTTCGCAAACAATCATGCATACGGTCTAAATTGCACAAAGTGTACACCATTTCGGAATCCAAAATCGCTCTAAGTCTGTACGATGACAAGCGATATATCATACCCGATTCAACCGACACTCTGCCCTGGGGACATTATAATATACCGTTGTAA
- the LOC143350743 gene encoding uncharacterized protein LOC143350743, whose translation MADILSIGGKPMFDDRIIKLKTHTYNSYVNTTFGHSNEIRIPIQQQDLYTLPCESFLYVEGKLTIHKPNDASTVMLGNNCMAFIFDEIRYELNGVEIDRNRNVGITSTLKNYVSLTSDEDKNMENAGWSLKRHDELVVKNHFNFCVPLKYLLGFCEDYKRMVINARHELILIRSRNDNNSLIGPPTLKPEIELLKVQWRMPHVTLNDVNKLSLLHALESEQNLSISFRSWDLYKYPLLQSTTKHSWAVKTAAQLEKPRYVVFAL comes from the coding sequence ATGGCTGACATTCTAAGCATTGGAGGGAAGCCAATGTTTGATGATCGCATTATTAAGCTCAAGACTCACACATACAACTCATACGTTAACACGACATTTGGACACAGTAATGAGATAagaatacctatacaacagcaaGATTTATACACATTGCCATGTGAAAGTTTCCTCTACGTGGAGGGGAAATTGACGATACATAAGCCAAATGATGCTTCAACGGTAATGTTGGGAAATAATTGCATGGCGTTCATATTTGATGAGATTCGATATGAGCTGAATGGTGTGGAGATTGATCGCAACAGAAACGTTGGAATAACTAGCACGCTCAAAAATTATGTATCACTGACATCCGATGAAGACAAAAATATGGAGAATGCTGGATGGAGCTTGAAACGACACGATGAGCTAGTagtgaaaaatcatttcaatttTTGCGTCCCGCTCAAATATTTGCTGGGATTTTGCGAGGACTACAAACGGATGGTGATTAATGCGCGTCACGAATTGATTTTAATACGATCGCGCAACGATAACAATTCTCTAATTGGACCTCCAACGTTGAAACCAGAAATTGAATTACTTAAAGTGCAATGGCGGATGCCTCATGTAACGCTAAACGATGTTAATAAGCTATCGCTGCTACATGctttggaaagtgagcaaaaccTGAGCATTAGTTTTCGCTCGTGGGATCTGTACAAGTATCCTCTTTTACAGAGCACGACCAAGCATTCGTGGGCCGTCAAGACAGCCGCACAGCTGGAGAAGCCGCGATATGTTGTCTTTGCTCTATAA